A stretch of the Bacillus anthracis str. Vollum genome encodes the following:
- the sigI gene encoding RNA polymerase sigma factor SigI: protein MLSLVMKILRKPKIEDIVCNIQNNEEDKEAFIVQYQPFIRKSISSVCRRYITEQDDEYSIGLFAFNEAIEQYSYKKGKSFLAFADLLIKRDVIDYIRKESKHNLVFLKEDEQEEMLEMQVSLTEYMKEIENGNRKEEILHFQSVLADFKITFSELAKESPKHRDTREHLIEIVKVIIKEEEMMEELFRKKKLPLKHIEPRVRVSRKTLERHRKYIIAMCIIFANNYTYILDYIRGGKHDE from the coding sequence GTGTTGAGTTTAGTAATGAAGATCTTAAGAAAACCGAAAATAGAAGATATCGTATGTAACATACAAAATAACGAAGAAGATAAAGAAGCTTTTATCGTACAGTATCAGCCGTTTATTAGAAAATCAATCTCGTCTGTCTGCCGCCGATATATTACAGAACAGGATGATGAATATAGTATTGGATTGTTTGCGTTTAACGAAGCAATTGAACAGTATTCATATAAAAAAGGGAAATCTTTTCTAGCGTTTGCTGATCTTCTTATAAAAAGAGATGTAATTGACTATATACGCAAGGAGTCTAAGCATAACCTTGTCTTTTTAAAAGAAGATGAGCAAGAGGAAATGTTAGAAATGCAAGTATCGCTTACGGAGTATATGAAAGAAATAGAGAATGGTAACCGTAAGGAAGAAATTCTCCATTTTCAAAGTGTGTTAGCTGATTTTAAAATCACATTTTCAGAGCTTGCTAAAGAATCTCCTAAGCATCGTGATACGCGTGAGCACTTAATAGAAATTGTAAAGGTGATTATAAAAGAAGAGGAAATGATGGAGGAGCTGTTCCGGAAGAAAAAGTTACCGCTTAAACATATTGAACCGCGTGTTAGGGTAAGTCGCAAAACGTTGGAGCGGCATAGAAAATATATCATTGCAATGTGTATTATCTTTGCAAACAACTATACATACATTCTTGATTATATAAGGGGAGGGAAGCATGATGAATAA